Proteins from a genomic interval of Helicoverpa zea isolate HzStark_Cry1AcR chromosome 31, ilHelZeax1.1, whole genome shotgun sequence:
- the LOC124644855 gene encoding somatostatin receptor type 4-like, whose translation MASQNSTAPAAPANVIQNNVFDVVVELMATSLTTYYTPLLVLLGSIGNIISIYVFYATKLRLQSTSVYLSVLAVSDTLFLLNLLPPWLLAMGITDFFHRKGFCQIIVYGSYTSCCLSAWLVVAFTIERFVAVLYPLRRNSMCTVARARFIIGLLVFSSILVNLPLIQLASSSINDCNIDLNYMEHAARFNLADTLVSFSFPLGIIVFLNAWITVGVYRLECERRALQAEQAACPAESGSSGRQAGARALPPLRSQHRVTRMLLIVSTVFVVLNLPAYTMRLLAYAYDMSSGEYSGRWAALQQLALMFFNTNFGINFLLYCLSGQNFRRELCQSIPWLRNRVRRFDDLNLTCRNTGRASSVTSGVVCNVQPATGRRRYSYAAYTASYVSTTEASSIIGESIEMASDGRRNRSKPYIERWTFDNSRVQRAQSQPPEEIEMRELRPIRTASVPEVPSQATQETQEETRKIPFVLFPFKRFMVPRNKKSESTGDLNG comes from the exons ATGGCATCCCAAAACTCAACTGCGCCAGCGGCGCCGGCCAATGTCATCCAAAATAACGTGTTTGATGTGGTCGTGGAACTAATGGCAACGTCTTTAACAACGTATTATACGCCTCTGCTTGTTTTACTCGGCAGCATTGGCAATATAATCTCCATCTATGTTTTTTACGCAACCAAGTTACGGCTACAATCCACCAGCGTGTATCTGTCTGTGTTAGCTGTGTCAGATACACTGTTCTTGCTGAATTTGTTACCTCCGTGGCTCTTGGCAATGGGAATTACCGACTTTTTCCATCGGAAAGGATTCTGCCAGATCATAGTTTATGGCAGCTACACATCGTGCTGCTTGAGCGCCTGGCTTGTAGTGGCATTCACCATTGAAAGATTTGTGGCCGTGTTATATCCATTGCGACGGAACAGCATGTGTACTGTAGCCAGAGCACGTTTCATCATTGGGTTACTAGTATTTTCATCAATACTAGTTAATTTACCATTAATCCAACTGGCTTCATCGTCGATCAACGATTGCAACATAGACTTGAATTACATGGAGCACGCGGCCCGATTCAACTTGGCGGATACGTTGGTATCTTTCTCGTTCCCGCTGGGGATCATCGTGTTCCTGAACGCTTGGATCACTGTTGGCGTGTACCGACTGGAGTGCGAGAGACGCGCGCTGCAGGCAGAACAGGCGGCGTGCCCGGCGGAGAGTGGCAGCTCAGGCCGACAGGCAGGGGCGCGCGCGCTGCCGCCGCTTCGCTCGCAACACCGGGTCACGCGAATGCTGCTCATTGTATCGACGGTCTTCGTGGTGCTCAACCTTCCAGCTTACACAATGCGACTCCTGGCTTATGCTTATGATATG AGTTCTGGCGAGTACAGCGGCAGATGGGCAGCACTGCAGCAATTGGCGTTGATGTTCTTTAATACCAACTTCGGCATTAACTTCTTACTGTACTGCTTGTCCGGTCAAAACTTTCGTCGAGAGCTGTGCCAGTCAATCCCGTGGCTGCGGAACCGAGTTCGTAGATTTGATGACCTGAACCTGACCTGTCGTAATACTGGCCGAGCGAGCAGTGTTACAA GTGGAGTAGTTTGCAACGTCCAACCAGCAACGGGCCGGCGCCGCTATAGCTACGCCGCGTACACAG CTTCTTACGTAAGTACCACAGAGGCGTCATCTATAATCGGGGAAAGCATTGAAATGGCGAGTGACGGACGACGAAACCGCTCCAAGCCTTACATCGAACGCTGGACATTCGACAACAGCCGCGTGCAGAGAGCACAGTCTCAACCACCCGAGGAGATAGAGATGCGTGAGCTTCGCCCCATCAGGACGGCTTCTGTTCCCGAGGTACCATCCCAAGCGACACAGGAAACACAGGAGGAGACAAGAAAAATACCATTCGTCTTGTTCCCTTTCAAGAGATTCATGGTACCGCGTAATAAAAAATCCGAAAGCACCGGAGACTTGAACGGTTAA